A window from Ignavibacteriota bacterium encodes these proteins:
- a CDS encoding glycoside hydrolase family 13 protein, translating to MKNLSLLLTFILLFTFSCSTQTKPKIDRVPNWAKSAVWYQIFPERFNNGDKSNDPKPLDLAGGWPYEIPEGWQNHPWTSDWYKLQPWENNGKDFYWNAGVRRYGGDLQGILDKLDYLVDFGINAIYLNPVFESPSLHKYDATMYHHIDNNFGPNPEKDREVWETENPSDPKTWKWTTADSLFLKLIEEAHKRNIKIIIDGVFNHVGNTFWAFQDVVKNQEKSKFKDWFTIKTFDNPETAEKEFDYQGWLGVKDLPEIKEDENGLIDNAANHVHNILKRWMDPNNDGNPEDGIDGWRLDVAEMVNHPFWQKFRNWVKEINPDAYITGEIWWENWKINKMMNASPWLQGDQFDAVMNYRFAEAAKNFISDQKNKISSQGFIDSINIIRKDYNKENLYVLMNILGSHDVERIASLIVNPDYWYDHNANPAQRENFDVRKPNESERQKQKLMVGLQMTMPGAPIVYYGDEAGIWGGDDPDCRKPMIWPDLKYETETTHPFGKSRSFDVVKFDSSLYNWYKELIKIRKNNIELSLGDLEFLNIDDKDVIGFQRNYENRKSIILVNSINSVKSINIKSESNSLTNIIDQNEFTNKDSNFTFELKPFEIKILK from the coding sequence ATGAAAAATTTATCACTTCTCCTTACTTTTATTCTACTTTTTACTTTTTCCTGCTCAACACAAACAAAACCAAAAATTGATAGAGTTCCAAATTGGGCAAAATCTGCAGTCTGGTACCAAATTTTTCCTGAAAGATTTAATAATGGAGATAAGTCAAATGATCCAAAACCACTTGATTTAGCGGGAGGTTGGCCTTATGAAATTCCGGAAGGCTGGCAAAATCACCCTTGGACATCTGATTGGTATAAACTTCAACCTTGGGAAAATAATGGAAAAGATTTCTACTGGAATGCCGGAGTAAGAAGATATGGCGGTGATCTGCAAGGAATTTTAGATAAGTTAGATTACTTAGTTGATTTTGGAATAAATGCGATTTATTTAAATCCAGTTTTCGAATCTCCTTCGCTTCATAAATATGATGCGACAATGTATCATCATATTGACAATAATTTTGGACCCAATCCAGAAAAAGACAGAGAAGTTTGGGAAACCGAAAATCCATCAGATCCAAAAACCTGGAAGTGGACAACTGCAGATAGTTTATTCTTAAAGCTTATTGAAGAAGCTCATAAAAGAAATATAAAAATTATAATTGATGGAGTTTTCAATCATGTTGGAAATACATTTTGGGCATTTCAAGATGTTGTGAAGAATCAAGAAAAATCTAAATTCAAAGATTGGTTCACAATAAAAACTTTTGATAACCCTGAAACTGCGGAAAAAGAGTTTGATTACCAAGGTTGGCTTGGTGTTAAAGATCTTCCGGAAATTAAAGAAGATGAAAATGGATTAATTGATAACGCAGCAAACCATGTTCATAATATTCTTAAAAGGTGGATGGATCCAAATAATGATGGAAATCCAGAAGACGGAATTGATGGCTGGCGACTTGATGTTGCTGAAATGGTAAATCATCCTTTTTGGCAAAAGTTTAGAAATTGGGTTAAAGAAATAAACCCAGATGCATACATCACAGGTGAAATTTGGTGGGAAAATTGGAAAATAAATAAAATGATGAATGCTTCGCCTTGGTTGCAAGGAGATCAATTTGATGCCGTTATGAATTATAGATTTGCTGAAGCTGCAAAGAATTTTATCAGCGATCAAAAAAATAAAATTTCTTCACAAGGATTTATTGATTCTATAAATATTATCAGAAAAGATTATAATAAAGAAAATCTATATGTTTTGATGAATATTCTTGGAAGTCATGATGTTGAAAGAATAGCATCATTAATTGTAAATCCAGATTATTGGTATGATCATAATGCAAATCCAGCTCAAAGAGAAAATTTTGATGTAAGAAAACCAAATGAATCCGAAAGACAAAAACAAAAACTTATGGTTGGTTTGCAAATGACTATGCCGGGAGCTCCAATTGTATATTATGGTGATGAAGCCGGCATTTGGGGTGGAGATGATCCTGATTGCAGAAAGCCAATGATTTGGCCAGATTTGAAATATGAAACTGAAACAACTCATCCTTTTGGAAAATCAAGATCATTTGATGTAGTAAAATTTGATTCTTCACTTTATAATTGGTACAAAGAATTAATTAAAATAAGAAAAAATAATATTGAACTGAGTCTTGGAGATTTGGAATTTCTGAATATTGATGATAAAGATGTTATTGGGTTCCAAAGAAATTACGAAAACAGAAAATCGATAATATTAGTTAACAGTATAAATTCAGTGAAAAGTATAAATATAAAATCTGAATCAAATAGTTTAACAAATATAATTGATCAAAATGAATTTACAAATAAAGATTCTAATTTTACTTTTGAATTAAAACCATTTGAAATTAAAATTCTTAAGTAA
- a CDS encoding SusE domain-containing protein, translating to MKKIKLISLIVLLGLLIVSCESDISEVVMSSDPTEPTLADLSFTGDFNMANANGILTFTWTAADFGFASSTTYKLELSPVNDFSNNVATLITTQNTEGTAKVSDINNLLLSWNNSIGQNATVYYRVLASVTANEVVTSNVKSKVFIPFETIIDYPIAYVPGAYQGWSPGADNGRIYSYGFNSVYQGIIRFVDADNPTVDFKITPAANWDNDWGGSLTKDGNNYSGTLVAKGSNLQVEAGTYEITADVSALTISLTKTDDWGIIGSSVPPFDWSVDVDMFYNGQRKMWEITGDFNAGEFKFRANNGWDVNYGGTDGTLSAGGSNIALSEAGNYTIRFDPVNLTYTVKKN from the coding sequence ATGAAAAAAATAAAATTAATTTCTTTAATTGTTTTGCTTGGGCTTTTGATAGTCTCATGCGAAAGCGATATAAGCGAAGTTGTGATGAGTTCTGATCCAACTGAACCAACTTTAGCTGATTTATCATTTACCGGTGATTTTAACATGGCTAATGCTAATGGAATTCTTACATTTACCTGGACTGCAGCTGATTTTGGTTTTGCTTCATCAACAACTTATAAATTGGAGTTGTCTCCTGTAAATGATTTTTCAAATAATGTTGCTACTCTTATAACTACTCAAAATACAGAAGGAACAGCAAAAGTTAGTGATATTAACAATTTACTGCTATCTTGGAATAATTCAATTGGTCAAAATGCAACAGTTTACTATCGTGTTTTGGCTTCTGTTACTGCAAATGAAGTTGTTACTTCTAATGTAAAATCAAAAGTTTTTATTCCATTTGAAACTATCATTGATTATCCAATAGCTTATGTACCAGGCGCTTATCAAGGTTGGTCACCGGGTGCAGATAACGGAAGAATTTATTCATATGGTTTCAATTCAGTCTATCAAGGAATTATTAGATTTGTCGATGCAGATAATCCAACTGTTGATTTTAAGATTACACCAGCTGCAAATTGGGATAACGATTGGGGTGGTTCTTTAACAAAAGATGGAAATAACTATTCAGGAACCTTAGTTGCAAAAGGAAGCAATTTACAGGTTGAAGCTGGAACATATGAAATTACAGCTGATGTTTCCGCTTTAACAATTAGCTTAACAAAAACTGATGATTGGGGAATTATTGGTTCTTCAGTTCCTCCTTTTGATTGGTCTGTTGATGTTGATATGTTCTATAATGGTCAAAGAAAAATGTGGGAAATTACTGGCGATTTCAATGCTGGCGAATTTAAATTTAGAGCAAATAATGGCTGGGATGTAAATTATGGCGGTACTGATGGAACTCTATCAGCTGGCGGTTCTAATATTGCACTTTCTGAAGCTGGTAATTACACGATTAGATTTGATCCGGTAAATCTTACTTATACAGTAAAAAAAAATTAA
- a CDS encoding RagB/SusD family nutrient uptake outer membrane protein — translation MKIIKNIFLITVVLITAFFSSSCVDDLNVEPIDPNVNTQDKVFKDEAAYKQALAKIYASYAVSGQTGGGGGSADIAGIDENFGNYIRQYWGLQELSTDEALIAWDDATIKDFHWQTWSPNDVFIAAIYSRIFYTVTISNEFIRNVDAKIGSASGTFANDLKAFKAEARFLRALSYWHAIDMFGNVPFITEADLPGAFFPKRITRADLFNYIESELKAIEIELIPARQNEYARADQGAAWFLLAKLYLNSEVYTGSAKYAEALTYINKVISGGYTIDNNYSRLFSADNSTSTELIFPIAFDGQNTQQYGGMTFLLHASNGGGMPLNGIDGGWGGIRTISDLVTKFNISESDFASTTQFHGADTRGMFFFDNASWKWEIENVGTFTQGIGVTKYKNVTSTGGAAPNAHATFVSTDFPMFRLGDAYLMYAEVVLRGGGGDVATAVGYVNALRQRAYGNTSGNITNSDLTLNFLLDERARELYWEAHRRTDLIRFGQFSDGNYVWEWKGKTKEGTATGGFRDLYPIPINDLNANPNLVQNEGY, via the coding sequence ATGAAAATAATAAAAAATATATTTCTAATTACAGTAGTATTGATTACTGCATTCTTTTCGTCTTCTTGCGTTGATGATTTGAATGTGGAACCAATCGATCCGAATGTAAATACTCAAGATAAAGTATTTAAGGATGAAGCGGCTTATAAACAAGCTTTGGCAAAAATCTATGCAAGCTATGCAGTTAGTGGTCAAACTGGCGGCGGCGGCGGTAGTGCTGATATTGCTGGTATTGATGAAAACTTTGGAAATTATATTCGCCAATATTGGGGTTTACAAGAACTTTCTACAGATGAAGCATTAATTGCTTGGGATGATGCTACAATTAAGGATTTTCACTGGCAAACATGGTCACCCAATGATGTTTTTATTGCGGCAATTTATTCCAGAATATTTTACACAGTAACGATAAGTAATGAATTTATCAGAAATGTTGATGCAAAAATCGGTTCTGCTAGCGGAACATTTGCAAATGATCTTAAAGCATTTAAAGCAGAAGCCAGATTTTTACGTGCGCTATCTTATTGGCATGCAATTGATATGTTTGGAAATGTTCCATTTATTACAGAAGCCGATTTACCTGGAGCATTTTTTCCAAAGAGAATAACAAGAGCTGACCTTTTCAATTATATTGAAAGCGAACTTAAAGCAATTGAAATCGAACTAATTCCTGCAAGACAAAATGAATATGCAAGAGCTGATCAAGGTGCAGCATGGTTCTTATTAGCTAAACTGTATTTGAATTCAGAAGTTTATACTGGTTCAGCAAAATATGCAGAAGCATTAACATATATAAATAAAGTGATTTCTGGCGGTTACACAATTGATAATAATTATAGCAGACTATTTAGTGCAGATAACAGCACAAGTACAGAATTAATTTTCCCAATTGCTTTTGATGGACAAAACACACAGCAATACGGTGGTATGACATTTCTGCTTCACGCATCCAACGGTGGCGGTATGCCATTGAATGGAATAGATGGTGGATGGGGAGGTATTAGAACAATTAGTGATCTAGTTACAAAATTCAATATTAGTGAAAGTGACTTCGCTTCAACAACTCAATTTCACGGTGCTGATACAAGAGGAATGTTCTTTTTTGATAATGCAAGTTGGAAATGGGAAATTGAAAATGTTGGTACTTTTACTCAAGGCATTGGTGTTACGAAATATAAAAATGTTACTTCAACCGGTGGAGCAGCTCCAAATGCTCATGCAACATTTGTTAGTACAGATTTCCCAATGTTTCGTTTGGGAGATGCATATTTAATGTATGCTGAGGTCGTATTAAGAGGCGGCGGTGGAGATGTTGCAACCGCAGTTGGATACGTAAATGCTTTAAGACAACGTGCTTATGGAAACACTTCGGGAAATATTACAAATTCTGATTTAACGTTAAATTTCTTATTGGATGAAAGAGCTCGTGAATTATATTGGGAAGCACATAGAAGAACTGATTTAATTCGTTTTGGCCAATTTTCAGACGGCAATTATGTTTGGGAATGGAAAGGGAAAACTAAAGAAGGTACAGCAACCGGTGGTTTTAGAGATTTATATCCAATTCCAATAAATGACCTAAATGCCAATCCTAATTTAGTTCAAAATGAAGGCTATTAA
- a CDS encoding SusC/RagA family TonB-linked outer membrane protein, with translation MIRPKQVNLTANDCSCNKSQLSITSSGNRILSAKLDKRGNYAMLSKLFIMLMFLVMQTGSILFAQEIEVRGKVVSADDGAELIGANVFEKGTLSNGTSTDFNGEFKITVEKGAVLVVTYVGFTKEEIQVNDQNFLNIALKQEALELESAVVVGIGYGEVKKSDATGSVTAISAKDFSKGTITSPQELLIGKAPGVVANSLGGAAGAATKIRIRGGSSITGSNDPLIVVDNMPLESSGISGMANPLSSINPNDIESISILKDASATAIYGSRASNGVIIIKTKKGALVDKDGTSKININYNSNVSLVTPAELLEVFSGDEFRDVIQDRITNHGLTSEAANRLGTANTDWQEEIYQSAASTDQNLSISHAIGSVPYRVSLGYLYQGGILKYNTLDRKNISFATTPSLFDGKLNMDLNASASLIDNNFSNNDAIGSAIEFDPTQPIKNGNTRYGGYTAWTELSTGGGINDLPNNIATHNPVARLEYRDNTSSATRYILGGKFDYAIPFVSDLKAILNLGYDYFDSEGEDITDQLASWSYREPETQIREYRQTKKNSLLDFYLNYKKEIGVHNVDLTGGYSYQHFYNEGKNSNRAWDATLPGARTTPYKNEYFLISFFGRMNYTLLDKYLLTFTLRNDGSSRFSEDNRWGLFPAVALAWKLTEESFIGKSDFVNELKLRLSWGQAGQQDVGTNYYPYIPTYTASTSGAYYQFGDAFYSTLRPDAYDANLKWETLTSLNAGLDFVLLNNRLSGNIEIYQNTSDDLLNSIPIPVGSNFSNFLLTNVGSMENNGVELGLNFTPILERDFSWEIGTNLTYNKNEITKLTLVDDPEYTGVNTGGISGGVGNNVQKYIVGLPARVFFLFNQVYDEDGNPIEGLYVDKSGEGGNVSGNELNKYYYKSPDPEYLIGISSKVNYKEFDLSFSGRLSLGNYVYNNNASNRALYQQVYNQSGYLSNILTDVKETNFTTAQYWSNIYLENGSYFKMDYVSLGYNFISLFGNNLSGRLGLSIQNVFTLTKYSGLDPEVDNGIDNNIYPRPRTYMLSISLNY, from the coding sequence ATGATAAGACCAAAACAAGTTAACTTAACGGCAAATGATTGCAGCTGCAATAAAAGCCAGTTAAGTATAACATCTAGCGGAAATCGTATATTATCCGCGAAATTAGATAAAAGAGGCAACTATGCAATGCTAAGTAAGCTTTTTATTATGCTTATGTTTTTAGTTATGCAGACTGGCTCTATTCTATTCGCGCAAGAAATCGAGGTAAGGGGCAAAGTAGTTAGTGCTGATGACGGGGCAGAATTAATTGGCGCTAACGTTTTTGAAAAAGGAACACTTAGTAACGGCACTTCAACAGATTTCAATGGAGAATTTAAAATTACTGTTGAAAAAGGTGCAGTTCTTGTTGTTACCTACGTGGGATTTACAAAAGAAGAAATTCAAGTTAATGACCAAAACTTTTTGAATATTGCATTAAAACAAGAAGCTTTGGAATTAGAAAGTGCAGTAGTTGTTGGAATTGGGTACGGTGAAGTTAAAAAATCTGATGCTACCGGTTCTGTAACTGCAATTTCTGCAAAAGATTTTAGCAAAGGGACAATTACTTCACCTCAGGAATTACTTATTGGTAAAGCTCCTGGTGTTGTTGCAAATTCACTTGGAGGAGCTGCTGGAGCTGCAACAAAAATAAGAATCCGTGGCGGTTCATCAATTACTGGCAGCAATGATCCTTTAATTGTTGTTGATAATATGCCATTAGAAAGTTCTGGAATTTCCGGTATGGCAAATCCGTTATCTTCAATTAACCCCAACGATATTGAATCAATTTCAATTCTTAAGGATGCATCTGCAACCGCAATTTATGGTTCAAGAGCATCAAATGGTGTTATAATCATTAAGACTAAAAAAGGAGCATTAGTTGATAAAGACGGTACTTCAAAAATAAATATCAATTATAATAGTAACGTTTCATTAGTAACTCCAGCTGAATTATTAGAAGTTTTTAGTGGTGATGAATTTAGAGATGTAATACAGGATAGAATTACAAATCATGGTTTAACTTCAGAAGCTGCCAATAGATTAGGAACAGCTAACACTGATTGGCAAGAAGAAATTTATCAATCAGCTGCATCAACAGATCAAAATTTAAGTATTAGTCATGCAATTGGTTCAGTTCCATATCGTGTTTCATTGGGATATTTATATCAAGGCGGTATTTTAAAATATAACACACTTGATCGAAAAAATATTTCCTTTGCTACAACACCATCACTTTTTGATGGAAAATTGAATATGGATTTAAATGCATCTGCTTCTTTAATCGACAATAATTTTTCGAATAATGATGCAATTGGTTCTGCAATCGAATTTGACCCAACTCAGCCAATTAAAAACGGAAATACAAGATACGGCGGTTATACTGCTTGGACCGAATTAAGCACCGGTGGAGGAATTAATGATCTTCCAAATAACATTGCAACACATAACCCGGTTGCACGATTAGAATATCGCGATAATACTTCAAGCGCTACAAGATATATTTTAGGCGGTAAATTTGATTATGCTATTCCTTTTGTTTCTGATTTAAAAGCAATCTTAAATCTTGGTTATGATTATTTTGATTCAGAAGGTGAAGATATTACTGATCAATTAGCATCTTGGTCATATAGGGAACCAGAAACACAAATTAGAGAATACAGACAAACGAAGAAAAATAGTTTGTTAGATTTTTATCTAAATTACAAAAAGGAAATTGGTGTTCATAATGTTGATTTAACCGGTGGTTATTCATATCAACATTTTTATAATGAAGGAAAAAATTCAAACAGAGCTTGGGATGCTACACTTCCGGGCGCAAGAACTACTCCTTACAAAAATGAATACTTTTTAATTTCTTTCTTTGGAAGAATGAATTATACTTTGCTTGATAAATATCTATTAACATTTACTTTAAGAAATGATGGTTCCTCAAGATTCTCTGAAGATAATAGATGGGGATTATTTCCAGCAGTTGCTTTAGCTTGGAAATTAACTGAAGAATCATTTATTGGTAAATCAGATTTTGTAAATGAATTGAAGCTCAGACTTAGTTGGGGACAAGCTGGTCAGCAAGATGTTGGAACAAATTATTATCCATATATTCCAACATATACAGCAAGTACATCCGGAGCGTATTATCAATTCGGTGATGCTTTCTATTCAACATTACGCCCAGATGCATATGATGCAAATCTAAAATGGGAAACTCTTACTTCATTAAATGCCGGATTGGATTTTGTACTGCTCAATAATAGATTATCAGGTAACATTGAAATTTATCAAAACACATCAGATGATTTGTTAAATAGCATTCCAATTCCTGTAGGAAGTAATTTTTCAAACTTCTTATTAACCAATGTAGGTTCAATGGAAAATAATGGTGTTGAACTTGGTTTAAATTTTACTCCAATTCTTGAAAGAGATTTTTCATGGGAAATTGGTACAAACTTAACTTATAATAAAAATGAAATTACTAAATTAACTTTAGTTGATGATCCGGAATATACCGGTGTAAATACTGGTGGAATTTCTGGTGGTGTTGGTAATAATGTACAAAAATATATCGTTGGATTACCTGCAAGAGTATTCTTTTTATTCAACCAAGTTTATGATGAAGATGGAAATCCAATAGAAGGATTATATGTTGATAAAAGCGGTGAAGGCGGTAACGTTTCCGGTAATGAATTGAATAAATATTATTACAAATCACCAGATCCTGAATATTTAATTGGTATTTCATCAAAAGTTAATTACAAAGAATTTGATCTTTCATTCTCCGGAAGATTAAGCTTAGGTAATTACGTATATAATAATAATGCCTCAAATAGAGCATTATATCAACAAGTTTATAACCAAAGCGGATATTTATCAAATATTTTAACAGATGTAAAAGAGACAAATTTTACTACTGCACAGTATTGGTCAAACATTTATCTTGAAAATGGATCTTATTTCAAAATGGATTACGTGAGTCTTGGTTATAATTTCATTTCCTTATTTGGCAATAATCTTAGCGGACGTCTTGGGTTATCTATTCAAAATGTATTTACTCTAACAAAATATTCCGGATTAGATCCAGAAGTTGATAATGGTATTGATAATAACATTTATCCAAGACCACGTACTTATATGTTGTCAATTAGTCTTAATTATTAA
- a CDS encoding response regulator transcription factor codes for MKKVAIVEDVKNIREGLKTLIDASELFKCVGTFENFEKFEKNIKILNPNIILIDLDLPGISGIEGIKKLRQISEKFIIIILTLHEENDRIFDALSAGANNYLVKNTPSEKIINIMEDAANGKVLMSSYIARKTIEYFKKRNSLKKLEPSEINILKKITEGNSLVAIENSLKLSSSEIKSNFKNIYDKLFQIRLH; via the coding sequence ATGAAAAAAGTAGCAATTGTTGAAGATGTAAAAAATATTCGTGAAGGTCTGAAAACACTTATAGATGCTTCAGAATTATTTAAGTGTGTTGGTACTTTTGAAAATTTTGAGAAATTCGAAAAAAATATAAAAATTTTAAATCCCAATATAATTTTAATTGATTTGGATTTGCCTGGAATATCTGGAATTGAAGGAATTAAAAAACTTAGACAAATTTCAGAGAAGTTTATAATAATAATTCTAACACTGCATGAAGAAAATGATAGGATTTTTGATGCGCTTTCTGCCGGTGCAAACAATTATTTAGTTAAAAATACTCCTTCAGAAAAAATTATAAATATTATGGAAGATGCGGCAAATGGAAAAGTATTAATGAGTTCATATATTGCAAGAAAAACAATTGAATATTTCAAAAAAAGAAATTCGTTAAAAAAATTAGAACCAAGTGAAATAAATATTTTGAAGAAAATAACCGAAGGAAATAGTTTAGTGGCAATAGAAAATTCGTTAAAGTTAAGCTCTTCAGAAATAAAAAGTAATTTTAAAAATATTTATGATAAACTTTTTCAAATAAGATTACATTAA